In Pelmatolapia mariae isolate MD_Pm_ZW linkage group LG8, Pm_UMD_F_2, whole genome shotgun sequence, one genomic interval encodes:
- the LOC134633866 gene encoding serine/threonine-protein kinase tousled-like 2, with amino-acid sequence MMEGLHSQAISLDPRRQELLEARFTGVGVAKSSANSESSNQSLCSAGSLSDKELETPEKKPNDRSRKRKGDTYDNNSQGKGRAQKMSDYCDFAGSSGSGTSPARSIPMLVRSSPQHSLSNPMLQHNSPSSTGSAHTDSSSCSSVKTAPTHSYSHKAIQSDLTILKLTALEKSKNSDLEKKEGRIDDLLRANCDLRRQVDEQQKMLERYKERLNKCVTMSKKLLIERSRQEKMACRDKSMQDRLRLGHFTTVRHGASFTEQWTDGYAFQNLIKQQERINSQREDIERQRKLLGKRKPPSMAQTPPPNLEHNKRKSRSNGQESETLSLAEYREQEEIFKLRIGHLKKEEAEIHAELDQLERVRNLHIRELKRIHNEDNSQFKDHPTLNDRYLLLQLLGRGGFSEVFKAFDFTEQRYVAIKIHQLNKNWREEKKENYHKHACREYRIHKELDHPRIVKLYDYFSLNTDSFCTVLEYCEGNDLDFYLKQNKSMTEKEGRSIVMQLVNALKYLNQIRPPIIHYDLKPGNILLVNGTACGEIKITDFGLSKIMDDDSYNSADGMELTSQGAGTYWYLPPECFVVGKEPPKISNKVDVWSVGVIFYQSLYGRKPFGHNQSQQDILQENTILKATEVQFPPKPAVTTEAKAFIRRCLAYHKEDRVDVLQLASDPFLMPHIRKALGSSTPPAPPIPSTSSCYSSSASNSS; translated from the exons AGTTCGGCCAACAGCGAATCATCCAACCAGTCTTTGTGCAGTGCAGGATCACTCAGCGACAAGGAACTGGAG ACACCAGAGAAGAAGCCCAATGACAGAAGCAGGAAGAGGAAAGGAGACACCTATGACAACAACAGCCAAG GAAAGGGAAGAGCGCAAAAAATGAGCGATTACTGCGAT TTTGCTGGTAGCAGCGGCTCTGGCACCAGTCCTGCTCGAAGCATCCCTATGCTGGTGCGCTCGTCTCCTCAACATTCACTGTCTAATCCTATG CTTCAGCACAACAGTCCTTCGTCCACAGGATCAGCCCACACAGACTCTTCATCTTGCAGCTCTGTTAAAACAGCCCCCACACACTCCTATTCCCATAAAGCCATCCAG TCGGACCTGACGATCCTGAAACTGACAGCACTGGAGAAGAGCAAGAACTCTGACCTGGAGAAGAAGGAAGGGAGGATAGATGACCTGTTGAGG GCGAACTGTGACTTGAGGCGGCAGGTGGACGAGCAGCAGAAGATGCTGGAGCGCTACAAGGAGAGACTAAACAAGTGTGTGACCATGAGCAAGAAGCTGCTAATTGAGAGG TCAAGACAGGAGAAGATGGCATGCAGGGACAAGAGCATGCAGGACCGTCTACGCCTAGGTCACTTCACCACCGTACGCCACGGAGCTTCCTTCACTGAGCAGTGGACAGATGGATATGCCTTCCAGAATCTCATCAA GCAGCAAGAGCGAATCAACTCTCAGCGGGAGGACATTgagaggcagaggaagctgctgGGGAAGAGGAAACCTCCCTCCATGGCCCAAACGCCTCCACCCAACCTGGAGCACAACAAACGAAAAAGCAGAAGCAACGGCCAAGAGAGTGAAAC GTTGTCACTGGCAGAGTATCGCGAGCAAGAGGAGATCTTTAAACTTCGAATCGGTCATCTTAAAAAG GAAGAAGCAGAGATCCATGCAGAGCTGGACCAGTTGGAGCGTGTGAGAAATCTGCACATTCGAGAGCTTAAGAGAATCCATAATGAGGACAACTCGCA ATTTAAAGACCACCCCACACTGAATGACCGATATCTGCTGTTACAGCTACTTGGAAGAGGTGGCTTTAGTGAAGTTTTTAAG GCTTTTGATTTCACAGAGCAGAGGTACGTGGCCATTAAAATCCATCAACTCAACAAGAACTGGAGGGAAGAGAAGAAGGAAAACTACCACAA ACACGCCTGTAGAGAATACAGAATCCACAAAGAACTCGATCATCCTAGAATAGTGAAACTTTACGACTATTTCTCGCTCAACACAGACTC GTTCTGCACAGTACTCGAGTACTGTGAAGGCAATGACCTGGATTTCTACTTGAAGCAGAACAAATCGATGACGGAGAAGGAGGGCCGCTCCATCGTCATGCAGCTCGTCAATGCCCTCAAGTACCTCAATCAGATTCGGCCACCCATCATACACTATGACCTCAAGCCTG GGAACATCCTGTTGGTCAACGGCACAGCTTGCGGAGAGATAAAGATCACCGATTTTGGTCTGTCCAAGATCATGGACGATGACAGCTACAACTCTGCAGATGGCATGGAGCTGACCTCGCAGGGAGCAGGGACCTACTG GTATCTACCACCTGAGTGCTTTGTAGTGGGCAAGGAGCCCCCTAAAATATCCAACAAAGTGGACGTTTGGTCAGTAGGGGTCATCTTCTACCAGAGCTTGTATGGACGCAAG CCGTTTGGTCATAACCAGTCGCAGCAGGATATCCTACAAGAAAACACGATACTAAAAGCCACTGAGGTGCAGTTTCCCCCCAAACCTGCAGTCACCACAGAAGCAAAG GCCTTCATTCGACGTTGCCTGGCTTACCACAAAGAGGACAGGGTGGATGTGCTGCAGTTGGCCAGTGACCCCTTCCTCATGCCCCACATCCGAAAAGCCCTGGGCAGCAGCACACCTCCAGCACCTCCCATTCCTTCCACCTCCAGCTGCTACAGCAGCAGTGCCTCCAATTCGAGCTAG